The window CCATGGGGTACGGTCTTTACGGTTTTTGCAGTTGACGTGATGCTTTGGAGGTAGTCACTATGCAACCGCCCTTTTTGCCCGGCTGCTTTTTGTCAGCAAAACAGCTTAAAGCCATCGACCAAACCGCACGCCGGATTCTCAAACAGATAGGAATTCGTATTCCGGACCCGGAGACTTTAGAGACACTGGCAGCCGCCGGAGCCCGGGTGGACCGGCGCAAATCCAGAGTTCGTTTTGAAAAAGACTGGCTTGACCGGCACCTGATCCAGGCGCCCTCGCGCTTTACCCTGTATTCGCGCGATGGAAACAGCGACGTGCATCTGGGAAGCGGCCATGTTTATTTTTCCAACGGGGGTCGCGTCTTTCGCATCCTGGACATGGCCACCGGCGGATATCGCCTCACCATGCTCAGAGATATTGCCCATACGGCGGCCCTGGTGCATCAACTGGAGCACATCCACCTGTATATCATTGCGTGTCAAGCTCACGATATAGGTCCCAAAAATTACCATTTAAACGATTTTTACCAGGCCTTCAGCCACACCACCAAACATGTGATGGGGGGATGCGACACCCTTGAAGGCACCAAGCAAATGGTTGCCTTGGCAAGTCTGGTTGCCGGCGGAGAAGATCGGCTCAAAGCAAAACCGTTTGTTTCGGTGATTACCAATCCGGTCAGCCCGCTGACCATGGATACCGAAGCGCTGCGTATTTTCAAGTTTTGCTGCCGCCACGGCATCCCGGTTACCTGTGCGCCGGCGCCCATATCCGGCGCCACCGCTCCGGCCAGCCTGGCCGGCACTCTGGTCCAAACCCACGCGGAAGCTCTGGCCGGCGTCGCCCTGGCCCAGGTCTTTGAGCCCGGAGCAAAAGTGCTGTATGGTGCGGTGCCGTCAACCATGGATCTGCGCAACATGGATTACACCATGGGTTCGGTGGAAATGGCCATGCTCAATGCCGCGGCGGTGCAACTTGCCAGGCACTACCGGCTGCCGATTTATGCTTCAGGGGGTGTCACCGAGGCCAAACGGCCGGACATTCAGGCCGGCTGCGAAAAAAGTATTTCCAACTTGATGGTAGCGTTGAACGGTGCCGACCTGGTTCACCTGGCGGCCGGTATGCTGGATTCCGTCAATTCCATCTCTTATGAACAGTACGTGATTGACAACGAAATCATCGGCATGATTCAGCGGCTGGTGAAAGGAATTCGAGTGGATCAGGATACCCTGGCCTTTGATGTTATTAACAAGGTCGGGCCCGGCGGCAATTTTGTACTGGAAGATCACACCGTCGAGCACATGTTGGATGAATTTTTTTACCCCGGCCTGGGGGTGCGCTGCAACTTCGACGTCTGGGAACAAAAAGGGCGGCCCAGCATGCTGAGCCGGGCCGTAGATCGGGTCAAAAAGATTCTCGATGACGGCCCCGAGGGGCTTTTGGCCCCCGATCTGATCATTCGGATTAACAAGGCGTTTTCCGATATCATACCGCTTTGATTGGGTTCAGGCGTCATGAAAAAAACAGACAACAAAGATGAATAAACCAAAAAAGAAAAAGCGCAGTATCGGCACCTTGCCGACAAAGAAATACAAAAGCCGTTATGTCAGGCTGAATGTCCTGCCGGATGATCTGTGGTTGAAGGTTCCTTACGGCCAAACGGTTTTCGAGGCCCTGCAAAAAAGCGATCTGAACCTGGATAGCGATTGCGGCGGAATGGGTAAGTGCGGAAAATGCAAGATTCAGGTGCTTTCTTCTCTGGACAAGCCCTCCAAGGCAGCCCGCGATTTGCTCAGCGACCAGGAGGTAAAACAAGGAATCCGTCTGGCCTGCCGTACCACGATGTACAGGGATGTTTTGATCCGCATTGGAGCATTCGATCCCGACCAAGAGTACTATCAAATTCTGAAAACCGGCGAAAGGCCGCTGTTTTATTTTGATCCGTTGATTCAAAAACGGCTGGTTGCGCTGCCGGCCGAAACTCAAGATATAGGACTTTCGCACCTGGATCGGATCAAATTGATACTGGGGCGAGAATACCGCAATCTAAGTGCTTCCCTGCATTGCCTGAGAAACCTGCCGATGATGCTTGCAAAAACCAACGAACACGGCACGGCAGTTCTTCACGATAACCAGTTGATGGCCTGGCAACGCCGGGATGAGCTGGAGCGGGCTTACGGACTTGTGTTTGATCTGGGCACAACGACCCTGGTTGGGAAGCTGATCAATTTGAACAGCGGTATTGAAGTGGCGGCGGTGTCCCGCTTAAACAGTCAGGTCAAATACGGATCGGACGTGATCAGCCGCCTGCAGTATATCAAATCGAATCGAGGCGGTCTTGGCAAGCTCGCCAAGCTGCTGGTAAAAGACCTTATCGGCATCACCGAACGCCTGCTGGAGGTGGAAGGGCTCCGTCAGCGGGAAATTTTTATCGCCGTAGCAGCGGGCAACACGACTATGCAGCATATTCTTTTAAAAATTGATCCCGTCAGCATTGCCGGGGCACCCTTTGCGCCGGTGTTAACCGACGGCATGGTGATCAAAGCCGCCGACATCGGGCTGCCCTTGCATCCCGCCGCCTTGCTGTACGTCATGCCGGCTAAATCCGGCTATATCGGGGGAGATCTTATCAGCATGATTGTTGCTTCCGGTGCCGCTGAACAAGATGATCAAATGATTCTAGGGCTGGACCTTGGTACGAACGGTGAAATTTTTTTAGGCAATCGAAATCGGCTTCTCACCTGTTCGGCCGCGGCCGGTCCCGCCCTTGAAGGTGCACGAATTTCCAGCGGAATGATCGCCAGAACCGGGGCTATCGAGGGGGTTCGCACCGAAGAAGGGCAGATGCGTTATCGGATTATCGGCAATATCAAACCCAAAGGCATTTGTGGCAGCGGCCTGGTGGATCTGGCTGCCGTATTGCTGCATTGCGGGATCATCGACCCTGAAGGCCTGATTCGCCGACAACAGGCAGATGCCGAAAATATGATAGAAAAACAAGTGGTTCAAAGGGACGGTGTTTGCGACTTTATCGTAGCCTCCGGCGAGGAAAGTTTCGATCAACGTACCATTTACCTTACCCAAAAGGATGTACGCGAACTTCAGCTCGCCAAAGGGGCCGTGGCCGCCGGTATTGAGATTTTGACCAAGGAAATGCAGATCGGGGTAAACGACATTGACCGTATCTACCTGGCCGGCGCTCTTGGAAATTACATCAATCCATACAGCGCCATGCGCATCGGCCTGATTCCCACAGTCGACGCCGACAAGATCAAATCCCTGGGCAATGCCGCCAGTACCGGTGCTTCCATGGCTTTGCTGTCTAAATCCTACTGGAACAAGGCCATCGACCTGTCTCGTTCGATTTCGTATGTCGAGTTGTCAACCCACCCGGAATTTAACGAGCATTTTATTGCCAACCTGGATTTCCCCGATGCAAATCTGTGGTAGTCCCTGCCGCTTCAATTTGAATATCTTTTTCGACAAGAGTGATATTGAACATTGAATTATTGGCTAGACAAGGACCGTAGAAACAACTATTTTTGGCTTGTTAATCGATAAATATCAACTAGTTCGCGTGTCCGAACCCTGTTTAAAAACATATGTTGACAAATGAAAAAATCGGACGTTTATTTGAGATAACTTATTTTCCGGTTGACCATATCGCAAGGTCAATAAAAGTAAGGTTGGAGCAACACCCGGATTTGAAAGAAAAAAATGACCGAATTGATTCATAATTAAGGATTTGAAACCAATACACCGAACGGAGGAACAATCATGAAATGGAAAGAGGGGTCTGAAAATAAAACCGGCGAAAAGGAAGCCGATCCGGATGATTACCTGGATAATAATGATACATATTCGCCATTGAGTAAAAATTCGCAAGACAGCCTGGCATCCATTATTTTCGGCCTGCTGAAACCCACCTATCTGGCCATCGGTGCAGCGGTGTTGATTCTGATCCTGGCGCTGGCCTTGCTGACGTCCAAAAACGGTTCTCATGCCATTGAAAAGCAAAACAAAGAACTTGCGGCCAGCCTGAAACAGCTCGAGGCCCGCCTGGACAACCTCGAGAGCCGGCCAGCAGCATCTGCCAAAACGGAAGATCAAGCCCAGAACATCGAGCGCCTCAAAGCCAGGCTGGATCGCTTGGAAACGACAACGACGGCACGTATCGATAGCCTGGACAAGGAGATGAAAAAGTCAGGTACAAAACCGGTAGAAGCGGTTCCCCCCAAAGCATCCTCTCAAGCGCCGGCGCCTGCCGCGGAAAGAACCAAGGCTGCCGCGCCGCGCAGCCATAAGGTACAGACCGGCGATACGCTCTTTAGCATCGCGCGCCGTTACGGCGTTTCCCTTGAGACCTTGCGCCGCATCAACAAACTGACGCCTGGTCAGAGCATTCATCCCGGAGACAGCCTGATTGTGGAAGAACGCTGAACCTCGGGAGCCACAATAGCCGTTCTCTGCCTCGGGCCTGGGTATAGGGTAGAAGCCCGGTGAGCTTCCGATTTTATGCAAGATTCAGGTGAGAAATCATTTAATATCTGTTCGAATCAATGCTGCAAATCTCTAACAAAGTAACCATTTCCGCCAGCGAAATCGAGATAAGTGCTATTCGCGCCCAGGGAGCGGGTGGGCAGAATGTAAATAAGGTCTCGACCGCCGTGCACTTGCGTTTTAAAATTAATGATTCATCGCTGCCCGATTATTATAAAGAAAGACTCTTGAAGCTGAACGATCAGCGCATCACCAAAGAGGGCGTCGTCGTTATCAAGGCTCAGCAATACCGAAGCTACGAGAAAAATAGGGAGGAGGCGCTGAGACGACTCCAAGAACTCATAAAAAGCGTGGCCGTGTCACCCAAAAGGCGCATACCGACCCGGCCGTCCCGCGGCTAT of the Candidatus Desulfatibia profunda genome contains:
- the arfB gene encoding aminoacyl-tRNA hydrolase, with the protein product MLQISNKVTISASEIEISAIRAQGAGGQNVNKVSTAVHLRFKINDSSLPDYYKERLLKLNDQRITKEGVVVIKAQQYRSYEKNREEALRRLQELIKSVAVSPKRRIPTRPSRGYHQKRLDHKSKRGQLKTLRGKVAG
- a CDS encoding trimethylamine methyltransferase family protein, with translation MQPPFLPGCFLSAKQLKAIDQTARRILKQIGIRIPDPETLETLAAAGARVDRRKSRVRFEKDWLDRHLIQAPSRFTLYSRDGNSDVHLGSGHVYFSNGGRVFRILDMATGGYRLTMLRDIAHTAALVHQLEHIHLYIIACQAHDIGPKNYHLNDFYQAFSHTTKHVMGGCDTLEGTKQMVALASLVAGGEDRLKAKPFVSVITNPVSPLTMDTEALRIFKFCCRHGIPVTCAPAPISGATAPASLAGTLVQTHAEALAGVALAQVFEPGAKVLYGAVPSTMDLRNMDYTMGSVEMAMLNAAAVQLARHYRLPIYASGGVTEAKRPDIQAGCEKSISNLMVALNGADLVHLAAGMLDSVNSISYEQYVIDNEIIGMIQRLVKGIRVDQDTLAFDVINKVGPGGNFVLEDHTVEHMLDEFFYPGLGVRCNFDVWEQKGRPSMLSRAVDRVKKILDDGPEGLLAPDLIIRINKAFSDIIPL
- a CDS encoding DUF4445 domain-containing protein, with product MNKPKKKKRSIGTLPTKKYKSRYVRLNVLPDDLWLKVPYGQTVFEALQKSDLNLDSDCGGMGKCGKCKIQVLSSLDKPSKAARDLLSDQEVKQGIRLACRTTMYRDVLIRIGAFDPDQEYYQILKTGERPLFYFDPLIQKRLVALPAETQDIGLSHLDRIKLILGREYRNLSASLHCLRNLPMMLAKTNEHGTAVLHDNQLMAWQRRDELERAYGLVFDLGTTTLVGKLINLNSGIEVAAVSRLNSQVKYGSDVISRLQYIKSNRGGLGKLAKLLVKDLIGITERLLEVEGLRQREIFIAVAAGNTTMQHILLKIDPVSIAGAPFAPVLTDGMVIKAADIGLPLHPAALLYVMPAKSGYIGGDLISMIVASGAAEQDDQMILGLDLGTNGEIFLGNRNRLLTCSAAAGPALEGARISSGMIARTGAIEGVRTEEGQMRYRIIGNIKPKGICGSGLVDLAAVLLHCGIIDPEGLIRRQQADAENMIEKQVVQRDGVCDFIVASGEESFDQRTIYLTQKDVRELQLAKGAVAAGIEILTKEMQIGVNDIDRIYLAGALGNYINPYSAMRIGLIPTVDADKIKSLGNAASTGASMALLSKSYWNKAIDLSRSISYVELSTHPEFNEHFIANLDFPDANLW
- a CDS encoding LysM peptidoglycan-binding domain-containing protein, which gives rise to MKKSGTKPVEAVPPKASSQAPAPAAERTKAAAPRSHKVQTGDTLFSIARRYGVSLETLRRINKLTPGQSIHPGDSLIVEER